In the genome of Succinivibrio dextrinosolvens, the window TATGGAGTCAACCATGAAATATGGAGACTCCATGTATCAGACTAAACGACACCTTTTCGGTATCGCCATTGCTCTTTTCTGTGCTCTTGTTGCGACCATGACTCCAACAGCATTCTGGAAGAAACGCTCTCTGGTCTGTCTGTCATTTGTTCTGTGTCTGATGATTCTTGTTCTGATAGTCGGACGAGAGATTAACGGTGCAAAACGCTGGCTGAATCTTGGTCTGATGAATCTTCAGCCTGCAGAACTTTTAAAGCTCATCTGGATCCTTTACTTTTCAGATTATGTAAGCAGAAAGATTGAGGCTATTTCCAAAACAATTCAGGGATTTCTAAGGCCGATTGTCTTTCTGGCAATAATGACCGTTCTGCTGTTATTGCAGCCAGATATGGGCTCATTCTTTGTGCTGGCAGTAATAACATTTGCCATTATGTTTGTGGCGGGAGTCGGACTTTTAAAGTACATCGTGGTCGGTGTTATTATGGGAGTTATCTGTGTTCTGTTAATTAAATTCTCCCCATACAGAGCAAGACGAGTGACCTCTTTTTTAGATCCTTGGTCTGATGAGTTTGGCTCAGGCTATCAGTTGACTCAGTCTCTTATGGCATATGGCAGAGGAGGCGTCTACGGTGAGGGACTTGGTAACTCCTATCAGAAATTAGGTTATCTTCCTGAAGCTCACACTGACTTTGTGACAGCGATTTTCGGAGAGGAATTCGGCTTCGTGGGAATGTGTATTCTCATTCTGCTTGAATTTGTGATTGTTTACAAAGCTATATCTCTGGGAATTAAGATCCTTAAAGAGGATGCTATTTATCAGGGATATGTTGCAATAGGAATCGGAACCTGGCTGGCCCTGCAGACATTCATCAATATCGGTGCTGCCTCTGGTGGTCTGCCAACAAAAGGTCTGACTCTGCCATTCATTAGTTACGGTGGTTCATCTCTGTTGGTGTTTTGTACCGCTATTGGAATTCTTTTAAGAATAGACTATGAATGGCGTAATAAGGTTATATCGAATAAAAGATAAGATTTAAGCGCATATATTATGAAAGCTAAGAAAGTATTGGTTATGGCCGGCGGTACTGGCGGTCATGTTTTCCCTGCAATTGCAATTGCTAAGAAAATGCAGGATGAAGGAGCTCAGATTCTATGGCTTGGAACCCGTGGCAGAATGGAAGAGCAGCTTGTTCCAAAGCATGGATTTGATATTAGATACATTGATGTAAAGGGTATCAGACGTAACGGTATTAAGCGTTTAATCGGTGCTCCTTTCATGATTTTGAAGGCAGTTCTACAGGCTCGTGCTGTGATTAAGGATTTTAAGCCGGATGTAGTTTTAGGCATGGGCGGATATGCTTCAGGACCAGGTGGTCTTGCTGCCTATCTGCAGAAGATTCCTGTTGTTCTTCATGAGCAGAATGCTGCAGCTGGAATGACCAACAAGCTTTTATACAAGGTCGCTTCCTCTGTTATGCTTGGATTTCCAGGAGCATTCAGTGGAGATAAGGTTCAGGTGGTAGGTAATCCTGTACGTAAAGAGATTATCGAACTTCATGATTTTCCTCGTGACTACACTTCTGGCAAAATCAGAATCTCTATTGTGGGTGGTTCGTTAGGAGCCAGAGCTTTAAATGAGCTGGTTCCTGCTGCATTAAAGAAATTTACTGAAAATTCAATCAAGGTTGTTCATCAGTGCGGTAAAGGCAACAGTGAATCTGTAAGAAAACTGTATGAAGGCGCTGTCTTTGAGTATGAGGCAACTGATTTTATTGATGACATGAATTCTTTATATAAGAATACTGATCTGATTATCTGCAGAGCAGGAGCCCTGACTGTTGCCGAGACCTGCACAGCCTGTCTTCCTGCAATCTTTGTCCCACTGCCAACTGCAGTGGATGATCATCAGACCAAGAACGCCCAGTTCCTGAAAGATGCCGGTGCTGCTTTTGTATTTGCTCAAAAGGATTTATCTGCTGACAAGTTATATGAGACAATAAAGGATTTAATCGATCATCGTGCAAAATTGAAGGCAATGTCTGATGCTGCAAGAAATGCTGCAAGCATTGATTCCACAGAGAAGGCTGTTGCCATAATTGACAGCGTTGTAAAGAATTAAAACATATTAAAAACAAAAATAAGTAAACAAAGATAAAATGACCACAACAAATAATATTCACACTGTTCCTCTGATGCATAAGGTCAAGAGGATTCATTTCATCGGTATCGGTGGTGCCGGTATGTGCGGCATTGCAGAAGTGCTTTTAAACCGCGGTTATACCATCTCCGGTTCTGATATAGCAAAGTCTAAGGTTACTGAGAGATTAGAAAAGCTAGGTATTACCGTGTTTATCGGTCATGCCGCAGAAAACGTCAACGGCTCTTCTGTAGTTGTTGTATCTTCAGCTATTCATGAGGACAATCCAGAGATACAGAAAGCCAGAGAGCTGCATATCCCTGTAGTTCGTCGTGCGGAGATGCTGGGTGAGCTGATGCGCTACAGAAACGGCATTGCTGTTTCTGGAACCCACGGCAAAACCACCACCACTTCTCTTATTGCTTCAATCTTTGCTCAGGCAAAGCTTGATCCAACCTTTGTTATCGGTGGACTGTTAAACAGTGCTGGTACAAATGCAAGACTGGGTACCGGCAACTATCTGATTGCCGAGGCTGACGAATCAGATGCATCATTCCTGCATCTTCTGCCAATGATGACAGTGGTCACCAACATTGAGCCAGATCATCTTGATACCTATGGCGGTGATTTCAACTGCCTCAAGAAGACCTTTGTGGAGTTTCTTCACAATCTTCCTTTCTATGGTGTAGCTGTTGTCTGCCTAGATGATCCAAATGTTAAGGATATTATTCCTAAGATTGGACGTACCGTGCTTACCTACGGCGAATCTGAAAAGGCCGATTTCAGAGTTGTTGACTTTAAGGAAGTCGGTCCAAGATGTGAGTTCAAGGTTGTAAGACGCGACCATGCTCCTATCAGCATTGAGTTGCCTGTTCCTGGAATTCATATGGCGAAGAACGCCGCTGCGGCTGTGGCTGTTGCCATTGAAGCTGGTATTGATGAGTCTGTAATTGTTGAGGCTCTGAAGAACTTCAAGGGGGTAGGTCGTAGATTCCAGAATTACGGTAACTTTAAGACCAAGTCTGGCAAGATTATTACTCTGGTTGATGATTATGGACATCACCCAACTGAGGTTGAGGCTACCATTAAAGCCGCAAGACTTGCATATCCTGATAAGGAACTGGTTATGGTATTCCAGCCTCATCGCTATACCAGAACCCGTGATTGCTATGAGGATTTCGTAAGAGTTCTTCAGCTTGTGGATAAGCTGGTGCTGGTAGATGTATATCCAGCAGGTGAAGAACCTATTACGGGGGCTGACGGTAGACATCTTTGCATGTCCATAAGACTTAAGGGGAAGCTTGAACCTCACTTTGTAGAAACAGTAAATGAGGTTCCGGAGATCCTTGAAAATCTTCTGGATGACGGTGCTCTGTTGTTAACTCAGGGTGCCGGTAACGTAGTTCAGGTTGCAAGAAATCTTTCTACAATATTTGAAAAAGTTTAAGGTTCACTATGTCGAAGACAAGACACAGCCGCGGTTATTTTATCGCAGGCATCATTTTTGTGATGCTGCTGGTGGCTCTTGTTGTCAAAGGTGATCTTTTAATCAAGCATTTTTTGTCTCAGTCAAATGCTCTGCCTGTTAAGGCAGTTCAGATTGATGGAGTTTTCAAGAATCTAACCAAGAAGAAGATTGCAGATATTACCGGCAAGGTGTGTGCTGGTCAGAATATTGCCACTTTAGATGTTAAGGTTCTAAAGCAGGAATTGCTGAAGGAGCCCTGGATTGCTCAGGTGGCCATTCAGAAGAAAATGCCGGATACCCTTGTGCTTTCAGTGATTGAGCATATTCCTGCTGCATACTGGAATGATAACGGATTATATGATGCAAAAACTAGAAGCATATTTTATCCGGATCTGACTAGTTTTGCTCTTCCTCTGGTCAAACTTGGAGCATACCGAGACAATCTGTGTACGGATGTTTATGACAGCGCTGTTTCTTTTATTAGAGTTATGACGGACTCCCCATATCAGATGATTGAGTTATATCTTGATAATGTCCGTTGTTATACAATAACACTTGATAATGGAACCAAGCTAATTTTAGGGCGCGGTCAGAAAGAAGGAATTGAAAGACTAAAAAGATTCATACGTTCATTTAAGCACTCTGGTCTTGATATAAATGACGTAGAGTATGTGGATTTAAGATATGATGTTGGATTTGCAGTAGGAAAGAAATCCTCATCGGAACAGAATAAGAATAATTAAGGGGACTTTTTTATGGCAATCATGAAAAAGAAGGGGAGCAGTCCTGTAACTATCAGTGATTCAGAACAGCAGATCTATGCGCTGGACATTGGCAGTTCTTTTATTCGATTGGTATCAGGCATAGTTGAACCAAACAAGCAGATTAAGATTCAGGGAATGAGAGAATGTGTCAGTCACGGTATGGTTCAAGGACACATTTCCGATATCAACAGTCTAGCAAGTCAGATTGCCTATTTAATTCAGGATTATCAGAAAACTTACGGTGTCACCATTGAAAAGATTGTAACTGGTGTTCCTGGTTGTTTCATTGTCGCAGAAAATCAGCAAGGGCATTCCACCATTCAGTCCGGTACCATTGAGAAATCGGATCGAAATAAGGCTGTAAGAATGGCTATGGCAGGTGTTCAGTTCAATGCCGCAGATTACTCAATTATTCATGCTATACCTCAGCAGTATGTAACTGAGAGTTCAGAGCAGGTAACCAATCCTATCGGTATGTATGCAAAGCGTCTTTCTGCCAGCGTCCATGTAATTGGATGCAGCTTTATGTACAAGAACAATATTGAAAAAGCCATTCGCATGACCAATCCTGATCTGGATGTTTGTTCAATTATCTATGCCGGCAATGCTGCTTCAAGCGCGGTTTTAACCGATGCAGAGAAGGAAATCGGTGTAATTCATGTTGATATTGGTGGTGGTACGGTTAACGTAACTGTTTATGAAGGCAAACGACAGCTTTTATCCTTTGGTATAGATGACGG includes:
- a CDS encoding cell division protein FtsQ/DivIB, with the translated sequence MSKTRHSRGYFIAGIIFVMLLVALVVKGDLLIKHFLSQSNALPVKAVQIDGVFKNLTKKKIADITGKVCAGQNIATLDVKVLKQELLKEPWIAQVAIQKKMPDTLVLSVIEHIPAAYWNDNGLYDAKTRSIFYPDLTSFALPLVKLGAYRDNLCTDVYDSAVSFIRVMTDSPYQMIELYLDNVRCYTITLDNGTKLILGRGQKEGIERLKRFIRSFKHSGLDINDVEYVDLRYDVGFAVGKKSSSEQNKNN
- the ftsA gene encoding cell division protein FtsA; the encoded protein is MAIMKKKGSSPVTISDSEQQIYALDIGSSFIRLVSGIVEPNKQIKIQGMRECVSHGMVQGHISDINSLASQIAYLIQDYQKTYGVTIEKIVTGVPGCFIVAENQQGHSTIQSGTIEKSDRNKAVRMAMAGVQFNAADYSIIHAIPQQYVTESSEQVTNPIGMYAKRLSASVHVIGCSFMYKNNIEKAIRMTNPDLDVCSIIYAGNAASSAVLTDAEKEIGVIHVDIGGGTVNVTVYEGKRQLLSFGIDDGGNYITKMIAKEFSISMKNAEFIKCNYGCADSRFLSEDNANISIRIPDTESNTTQVSSNEVAVRNGTLADVINRGIRSMCELIFQRINFYGSSTLKSLEIGGGIVLTGGTSKLPGIEQVFSEWVRDYNFQDNTFLKCNTKVRVGHPIGISLFENAGAPEVISDSDKAVAIGLLRSARFDDLKQYTDDERNDKGKKGKGILGAALEWISREL
- the ftsW gene encoding putative lipid II flippase FtsW, translated to MQLFKRGNPGYDRVLLLTTVILLALGVVIISSASIMESTMKYGDSMYQTKRHLFGIAIALFCALVATMTPTAFWKKRSLVCLSFVLCLMILVLIVGREINGAKRWLNLGLMNLQPAELLKLIWILYFSDYVSRKIEAISKTIQGFLRPIVFLAIMTVLLLLQPDMGSFFVLAVITFAIMFVAGVGLLKYIVVGVIMGVICVLLIKFSPYRARRVTSFLDPWSDEFGSGYQLTQSLMAYGRGGVYGEGLGNSYQKLGYLPEAHTDFVTAIFGEEFGFVGMCILILLEFVIVYKAISLGIKILKEDAIYQGYVAIGIGTWLALQTFINIGAASGGLPTKGLTLPFISYGGSSLLVFCTAIGILLRIDYEWRNKVISNKR
- the murG gene encoding undecaprenyldiphospho-muramoylpentapeptide beta-N-acetylglucosaminyltransferase, which produces MKAKKVLVMAGGTGGHVFPAIAIAKKMQDEGAQILWLGTRGRMEEQLVPKHGFDIRYIDVKGIRRNGIKRLIGAPFMILKAVLQARAVIKDFKPDVVLGMGGYASGPGGLAAYLQKIPVVLHEQNAAAGMTNKLLYKVASSVMLGFPGAFSGDKVQVVGNPVRKEIIELHDFPRDYTSGKIRISIVGGSLGARALNELVPAALKKFTENSIKVVHQCGKGNSESVRKLYEGAVFEYEATDFIDDMNSLYKNTDLIICRAGALTVAETCTACLPAIFVPLPTAVDDHQTKNAQFLKDAGAAFVFAQKDLSADKLYETIKDLIDHRAKLKAMSDAARNAASIDSTEKAVAIIDSVVKN
- the murC gene encoding UDP-N-acetylmuramate--L-alanine ligase; its protein translation is MTTTNNIHTVPLMHKVKRIHFIGIGGAGMCGIAEVLLNRGYTISGSDIAKSKVTERLEKLGITVFIGHAAENVNGSSVVVVSSAIHEDNPEIQKARELHIPVVRRAEMLGELMRYRNGIAVSGTHGKTTTTSLIASIFAQAKLDPTFVIGGLLNSAGTNARLGTGNYLIAEADESDASFLHLLPMMTVVTNIEPDHLDTYGGDFNCLKKTFVEFLHNLPFYGVAVVCLDDPNVKDIIPKIGRTVLTYGESEKADFRVVDFKEVGPRCEFKVVRRDHAPISIELPVPGIHMAKNAAAAVAVAIEAGIDESVIVEALKNFKGVGRRFQNYGNFKTKSGKIITLVDDYGHHPTEVEATIKAARLAYPDKELVMVFQPHRYTRTRDCYEDFVRVLQLVDKLVLVDVYPAGEEPITGADGRHLCMSIRLKGKLEPHFVETVNEVPEILENLLDDGALLLTQGAGNVVQVARNLSTIFEKV